From a single Miscanthus floridulus cultivar M001 chromosome 8, ASM1932011v1, whole genome shotgun sequence genomic region:
- the LOC136474812 gene encoding shikimate kinase 1, chloroplastic-like: MEAGGVGLALQTRAAGFGSGRRRGGLQSPSGSLRVADPSGAAVAVRARGSKPVAPLRAKKSFGDHENLHNSVDEALLLKRKSEEVLFYLNGRCIYLVGMMGSGKSTVGKIMSEVLGYSFFDSDKLVEQAVGMPSVAQIFKVHSEAFFRDNESSVLRDLSSMQRLVVATGGGAVIRPVNWKYMKKGLSVWLDVPLDALARRIAKVGTASRPLLDQPSGDPYTMAFSKLSMLAEQRGDAYANADVRVSMEEIASKQGHHDVSKLTPTDIAIESLHKIESFVSEHTPDNPASDSQAESQIQRIQTL; encoded by the exons ATGGAGGCGGGGGGCGTGGGCCTGGCGCTGCAGACGCGGGCGGCGGGCTTCGGCTCCGGCCGGCGCCGGGGCGGCCTACAGTCGCCCAGCGGCAGCCTGAGAGTCGCTGACCCGTCGGGAGCAGCGGTTGCTGTGCGGGCTCGCGGGTCCAAGCCCGTCGCACCGCTCCGTGCGAAGAAATCGTTCGGTG ATCATGAAAACTTGCATAACTCCGTTGACGAAGCTCTCCTATTGAAG AGAAAATCAGAAGAAGTCCTGTTCTACTTGAACGGGAGGTGTATTTACTTAGTAG GAATGATGGGTTCTGGAAAAAGTACCGTGGGGAAGATTATGTCTGAAGTCTTGGGTTATTCGTTCTTCGATAG TGACAAATTAGTGGAGCAAGCTGTTGGAATGCCTTCAGTTGCCCAAATATTCAAGGTTCATAGCGAAGCCTTCTTTCGGGATAATGAG AGTAGTGTCTTGAGAGATTTGTCCTCCATGCAACGATTAGTTGTTGCCACCGGAGGTGGTGCTGTTATCCGACCAGTTAACTG GAAATATATGAAGAAGGGACTATCTGTTTGGTTAGATGTGCCCTTGGATGCTCTTGCTAGGCGCATTGCTAAAGTGGGAACTGCCTCTCGTCCTCTTCTGGATCAACCATCTGGTGATCCATACACAATG GCCTTTTCTAAGCTCAGCATGCTTGCAGAGCAAAGGGGTGATGCTTATGCAAATGCAGATGTCAGGGTTTCTATGGAAG AGATTGCATCTAAACAAGGTCACCATGATGTCTCTAAGCTGACACCCACTGATATCGCAATTGAG TCACTTCATAAGATCGAGAGCTTTGTCAGCGAGCACACTCCAGATAATCCAGCTAGCGACTCGCAAGCTGAGTCGCAGATCCAAAGGATACAGACTTTGTAG
- the LOC136478083 gene encoding uncharacterized protein isoform X2 yields MYHAMRLRCLLLRPPMWSNSSSLGISATGVSGGSFVRRFSALGAPRPPGPARRLCRFYGSKGGVGSAEARGAAASSAAAGSSGRCFEQEHARLGEKDQQEWLCGERFLTGCKRPESTFLTRRERFRSEFLRRAVPWEKGSLSWQNFPYYVNENARQLLSECVASHLRHKGVTSEYGSRLESSGGRILLQSSPGTELYRERFVRALAHELQVPLLVLDSSVLAPYDYGEDYSESEEEEDEHAESEDEGSESEMEDDGDEDWTSNNGKSGESDDEDALKSVEDLKKSLDDLKKLVPCTIEEYAKRIVGAEEITASESSETPESSEEEKRPFKRGDRVKYVGASGVVEVDQRIILGKIPTQDGSRSAYTFISGRGLSNGQRGEVYEVNGDQVAVIFDPSIEKSHNAHEDVTSKEENGTATVYWVDSQDIAHDHDTESDDWHIALEALCEVLPSLQPIIVYFPDSSQWLSRAVSKSDRREFVQRVEKMFDRLTGPVVLICGQNILAAAPKDKEHPSPLKQLVGGLKGQRSSRSGDISKLFTNSLTVPLPEEDEQLRVFNNQIEEDRKIMISRHNLVKLHKVLEEHDLSCVDLLHVKSDGIVLTKQKAEKVVGWARNHYLSSTDLPSIKGDRLIIPRESLEIAIERLKGQGITTKKSSQNLKVLAKDEYERNFISAVVPPNEIGVKFDDIGALEDVKRTLDELVTLPMRRPELFSHGNLLRPCKGVLLFGPPGTGKTLLAKALATEAGANFISITGSTLTSKWFGDAEKLTKALFSFASRLAPVIIFVDEVDSLLGARGGAFEHEATRRMRNEFMAAWDGLRSKESQRILILGATNRPFDLDDAVIRRLPRRIYVDLPDAQNRLKILKILLAKEKLESGFKFDELANATEGYSGSDLKNLCVAAAYRPVHELLEEEKKGRVSNKNSYLRPLKLDDFIQAKAKVSSSVSYDATSMNELRKWNEQYGEGGSRTKSPFGFGN; encoded by the exons ATGTACCACGCGATGCGGCTGCGCTGCCTCCTCCTGCGCCCTCCGATGTGGAGCAATTCAAGCTCCCTCGGTATCTCCGCAACCGGCGTCAGTGGAGGTTCCTTCGTCAGGAGGTTCAGCGCGCTCGGCGCGCCACGGCCGCCCGGCCCTGCCCGACGGCTGTGCCGGTTTTACGGCTCCAAGGGCGGCGTCGGGAGCGCTGAGGCGAGGGGCGCCGctgcgtcctcggcggcggcggggagcagCGGCAGGTGCTTCGAGCAGGAGCACGCGCGGCTCGGGGAGAAGGACCAGCAGGAGTGGCTGTGCGGCGAGAGGTTTCTCACCGGCTGCAAACGGCCGGAGTCGACGTTCCTCACCAGGCGGGAGAGGTTCCGCAGCGAGTTCCTGCGCCGCGCCGTGCCGTGGGAGAAGGGGTCGCTCTCGTGGCAGAATTTTCCCTACTATGTCAA TGAGAATGCGAGGCAGCTGCTGAGTGAGTGTGTGGCGTCCCACCTGCGGCACAAGGGTGTCACGTCAGAGTATGGCTCACGTTTGGAATCCTCAGGAGGGCGGATATTGCTCCAAAGTTCTCCAG GAACTGAGCTTTACAGGGAGAGATTTGTTAGAGCTCTTGCACATGAGTTGCAAGTGCCGCTATTGGTTCTGGACAGCAGCGTCCTTGCACCATAT GATTATGGGGAGGATTACTCAGaaagtgaggaggaggaggatgagcatGCTGAGTCAGAGGATGAAGGCTCAGAATCTGAAATGGAAGACGATGGTGATGAAGATTGGACAAGCAACAATGGAAAATCTGGTGAAAGTGACGATGAGGATGCTCTCAAATCTGTGGAAGACCTGAAAAAGTCTCTGGATGACCTAAAAAAGTTGGTCCCTTGTACTATCGAGGAATATGCCAAG AGAATTGTTGGTGCTGAAGAAATTACAGCATCAGAATCTTCTGAAACTCCTGAGTCATCAGAAGAAGAGAAAAGGCCTTTCAAAAGGG GAGATAGGGTCAAGTATGTTGGGGCCTCTGGAGTCGTTGAAGTAGATCAGAG GATCATTTTGGGGAAAATACCTACTCAGGATGGCTCAAGGAGTGCCTATACTTTTATTAGTGGAAG GGGTCTATCAAATGGACAGCGTGGGGAGGTATATGAGGTCAATGGGGACCAGGTTGCTGTCATATTTGATCCTTCTATAGAGAAATCACACAATGCCCATGAAGATGTAACTAGCAAGGAGGAAAATGGAACAGCAACTGTTTACTGGGTTGATT CTCAGGATATTGCGCATGATCATGATACCGAATCAGACGATTGGCATATCGCACTTGAAGCACTTTGTGAG GTTCTGCCATCTCTACAGCCAATAATTGTCTACTTTCCAGACAGTTCTCAATGGTTATCTAGAGCAGTTTCGAAATCAGATCGTAGAGAGTTTGTGCAAAGAGTTGAGAAAATGTTTGACCGACTTACCGGACCAGTAGTGTTGATATGTGGGCAGAACATACTGGCAGCAGCACCCAAGGATAAGGAACAT CCATCACCACTGAAGCAGTTGGTAGGGGGCCTGAAGGGACAAAGATCTTCAAGGTCTGGTGACATATCAAAGCTCTTCACCAATAGTCTAACTGTTCCTCTTCCAGAG GAAGATGAACAACTACGAGTTTTTAATAATCAGATTGAAGAGGATAGAAAAATTATGATTTCGAGGCATAACCTTGTTAAATTGCACAAG GTGCTTGAGGAGCATGATCTTTCTTGTGTGGACCTTTTGCATGTGAAGTCGGATGGTATTGTTTTAACAAAACAAA AAGCGGAGAAGGTCGTTGGATGGGCTAGAAACCACTATCTGTCATCAACAGATCTTCCTTCTATCAAGGGTGACAGATTAATCATTCCCCGTGAGAG TCTGGAAATAGCAATCGAGAGGCTGAAGGGACAGGGTATAACAACTAAGAAATCATCTCAAAATCTGAAG GTTTTGGCTAAAGATGAGTATGAACGCAATTTCATTTCTGCTGTCGTACCTCCAAATGAAATTGGAGTGAAATTTGACGATATCGGTGCACTTGAGGACGTGAAGAGAACATTGGATGAGCTTGTTACTCTTCCAATGAGGAGACCTGAACTTTTTTCACATGGAAATTTATTAAGG CCCTGTAAAGGTGTTTTGCTTTTTGGGCCTCCTGGAACAGGAAAAACACTCTTGGCAAAAGCCCTTGCAACAGAAGCTGGAGCAAATTTTATCAGTATAACTGGTTCTACACTCACATCAAAG TGGTTTGGAGATGCAGAGAAGCTGACAAAGGCCCTTTTCTCCTTTGCGAGTCGACTAGCTCCTGTTATCATATTTGTTGATGAG GTTGACAGCTTACTTGGTGCAAGAGGAGGTGCATTTGAGCATGAAGCAACAAGAAGGATGCGCAATGAATTTATGGCAGCTTGGGATGGTCTCAGGTCCAAAGAGAGCCAACGGATCCTTATTCTTGGTGCGACAAATCGTCCATTTGATCTGGATGATGCTGTGATACGGCGTTTACCTAGACG GATATATGTTGACCTTCCAGATGCACAGAACCGATTGAAGATTCTAAAGATTTTACTTGCTAAAGAAAAGCTAGAATCTGGTTTTAAGTTCGATGAACTTGCAAATGCCACAGAAGGCTATTCAGGGAGCGACCTAAAG AACCTATGTGTAGCTGCAGCATATAGGCCAGTTCATGAACTactagaagaagaaaaaaag GGACGTGTGAGTAACAAAAACAGTTATCTGAGACCCCTTAAATTGGATGATTTTATCCAAGCAAAAGCTAAG GTTAGCTCGTCTGTTTCTTATGACGCAACGAGTATGAATGAATTGAGAAAATGGAACGAACAATATGGGGAAGGTGGCAGCAGGACTAAATCACCATTTGGATTCGGCAACTGA
- the LOC136478083 gene encoding uncharacterized protein isoform X1, with protein MYHAMRLRCLLLRPPMWSNSSSLGISATGVSGGSFVRRFSALGAPRPPGPARRLCRFYGSKGGVGSAEARGAAASSAAAGSSGRCFEQEHARLGEKDQQEWLCGERFLTGCKRPESTFLTRRERFRSEFLRRAVPWEKGSLSWQNFPYYVNENARQLLSECVASHLRHKGVTSEYGSRLESSGGRILLQSSPGTELYRERFVRALAHELQVPLLVLDSSVLAPYDYGEDYSESEEEEDEHAESEDEGSESEMEDDGDEDWTSNNGKSGESDDEDALKSVEDLKKSLDDLKKLVPCTIEEYAKRIVGAEEITASESSETPESSEEEKRPFKRGDRVKYVGASGVVEVDQRIILGKIPTQDGSRSAYTFISGRGLSNGQRGEVYEVNGDQVAVIFDPSIEKSHNAHEDVTSKEENGTATVYWVDSQDIAHDHDTESDDWHIALEALCEVLPSLQPIIVYFPDSSQWLSRAVSKSDRREFVQRVEKMFDRLTGPVVLICGQNILAAAPKDKEHPALMFHNLSRLSSLPSPLKQLVGGLKGQRSSRSGDISKLFTNSLTVPLPEEDEQLRVFNNQIEEDRKIMISRHNLVKLHKVLEEHDLSCVDLLHVKSDGIVLTKQKAEKVVGWARNHYLSSTDLPSIKGDRLIIPRESLEIAIERLKGQGITTKKSSQNLKVLAKDEYERNFISAVVPPNEIGVKFDDIGALEDVKRTLDELVTLPMRRPELFSHGNLLRPCKGVLLFGPPGTGKTLLAKALATEAGANFISITGSTLTSKWFGDAEKLTKALFSFASRLAPVIIFVDEVDSLLGARGGAFEHEATRRMRNEFMAAWDGLRSKESQRILILGATNRPFDLDDAVIRRLPRRIYVDLPDAQNRLKILKILLAKEKLESGFKFDELANATEGYSGSDLKNLCVAAAYRPVHELLEEEKKGRVSNKNSYLRPLKLDDFIQAKAKVSSSVSYDATSMNELRKWNEQYGEGGSRTKSPFGFGN; from the exons ATGTACCACGCGATGCGGCTGCGCTGCCTCCTCCTGCGCCCTCCGATGTGGAGCAATTCAAGCTCCCTCGGTATCTCCGCAACCGGCGTCAGTGGAGGTTCCTTCGTCAGGAGGTTCAGCGCGCTCGGCGCGCCACGGCCGCCCGGCCCTGCCCGACGGCTGTGCCGGTTTTACGGCTCCAAGGGCGGCGTCGGGAGCGCTGAGGCGAGGGGCGCCGctgcgtcctcggcggcggcggggagcagCGGCAGGTGCTTCGAGCAGGAGCACGCGCGGCTCGGGGAGAAGGACCAGCAGGAGTGGCTGTGCGGCGAGAGGTTTCTCACCGGCTGCAAACGGCCGGAGTCGACGTTCCTCACCAGGCGGGAGAGGTTCCGCAGCGAGTTCCTGCGCCGCGCCGTGCCGTGGGAGAAGGGGTCGCTCTCGTGGCAGAATTTTCCCTACTATGTCAA TGAGAATGCGAGGCAGCTGCTGAGTGAGTGTGTGGCGTCCCACCTGCGGCACAAGGGTGTCACGTCAGAGTATGGCTCACGTTTGGAATCCTCAGGAGGGCGGATATTGCTCCAAAGTTCTCCAG GAACTGAGCTTTACAGGGAGAGATTTGTTAGAGCTCTTGCACATGAGTTGCAAGTGCCGCTATTGGTTCTGGACAGCAGCGTCCTTGCACCATAT GATTATGGGGAGGATTACTCAGaaagtgaggaggaggaggatgagcatGCTGAGTCAGAGGATGAAGGCTCAGAATCTGAAATGGAAGACGATGGTGATGAAGATTGGACAAGCAACAATGGAAAATCTGGTGAAAGTGACGATGAGGATGCTCTCAAATCTGTGGAAGACCTGAAAAAGTCTCTGGATGACCTAAAAAAGTTGGTCCCTTGTACTATCGAGGAATATGCCAAG AGAATTGTTGGTGCTGAAGAAATTACAGCATCAGAATCTTCTGAAACTCCTGAGTCATCAGAAGAAGAGAAAAGGCCTTTCAAAAGGG GAGATAGGGTCAAGTATGTTGGGGCCTCTGGAGTCGTTGAAGTAGATCAGAG GATCATTTTGGGGAAAATACCTACTCAGGATGGCTCAAGGAGTGCCTATACTTTTATTAGTGGAAG GGGTCTATCAAATGGACAGCGTGGGGAGGTATATGAGGTCAATGGGGACCAGGTTGCTGTCATATTTGATCCTTCTATAGAGAAATCACACAATGCCCATGAAGATGTAACTAGCAAGGAGGAAAATGGAACAGCAACTGTTTACTGGGTTGATT CTCAGGATATTGCGCATGATCATGATACCGAATCAGACGATTGGCATATCGCACTTGAAGCACTTTGTGAG GTTCTGCCATCTCTACAGCCAATAATTGTCTACTTTCCAGACAGTTCTCAATGGTTATCTAGAGCAGTTTCGAAATCAGATCGTAGAGAGTTTGTGCAAAGAGTTGAGAAAATGTTTGACCGACTTACCGGACCAGTAGTGTTGATATGTGGGCAGAACATACTGGCAGCAGCACCCAAGGATAAGGAACAT CCTGCACTGATGTTCCACAATCTCTCTCGCCTGTCTTCACTG CCATCACCACTGAAGCAGTTGGTAGGGGGCCTGAAGGGACAAAGATCTTCAAGGTCTGGTGACATATCAAAGCTCTTCACCAATAGTCTAACTGTTCCTCTTCCAGAG GAAGATGAACAACTACGAGTTTTTAATAATCAGATTGAAGAGGATAGAAAAATTATGATTTCGAGGCATAACCTTGTTAAATTGCACAAG GTGCTTGAGGAGCATGATCTTTCTTGTGTGGACCTTTTGCATGTGAAGTCGGATGGTATTGTTTTAACAAAACAAA AAGCGGAGAAGGTCGTTGGATGGGCTAGAAACCACTATCTGTCATCAACAGATCTTCCTTCTATCAAGGGTGACAGATTAATCATTCCCCGTGAGAG TCTGGAAATAGCAATCGAGAGGCTGAAGGGACAGGGTATAACAACTAAGAAATCATCTCAAAATCTGAAG GTTTTGGCTAAAGATGAGTATGAACGCAATTTCATTTCTGCTGTCGTACCTCCAAATGAAATTGGAGTGAAATTTGACGATATCGGTGCACTTGAGGACGTGAAGAGAACATTGGATGAGCTTGTTACTCTTCCAATGAGGAGACCTGAACTTTTTTCACATGGAAATTTATTAAGG CCCTGTAAAGGTGTTTTGCTTTTTGGGCCTCCTGGAACAGGAAAAACACTCTTGGCAAAAGCCCTTGCAACAGAAGCTGGAGCAAATTTTATCAGTATAACTGGTTCTACACTCACATCAAAG TGGTTTGGAGATGCAGAGAAGCTGACAAAGGCCCTTTTCTCCTTTGCGAGTCGACTAGCTCCTGTTATCATATTTGTTGATGAG GTTGACAGCTTACTTGGTGCAAGAGGAGGTGCATTTGAGCATGAAGCAACAAGAAGGATGCGCAATGAATTTATGGCAGCTTGGGATGGTCTCAGGTCCAAAGAGAGCCAACGGATCCTTATTCTTGGTGCGACAAATCGTCCATTTGATCTGGATGATGCTGTGATACGGCGTTTACCTAGACG GATATATGTTGACCTTCCAGATGCACAGAACCGATTGAAGATTCTAAAGATTTTACTTGCTAAAGAAAAGCTAGAATCTGGTTTTAAGTTCGATGAACTTGCAAATGCCACAGAAGGCTATTCAGGGAGCGACCTAAAG AACCTATGTGTAGCTGCAGCATATAGGCCAGTTCATGAACTactagaagaagaaaaaaag GGACGTGTGAGTAACAAAAACAGTTATCTGAGACCCCTTAAATTGGATGATTTTATCCAAGCAAAAGCTAAG GTTAGCTCGTCTGTTTCTTATGACGCAACGAGTATGAATGAATTGAGAAAATGGAACGAACAATATGGGGAAGGTGGCAGCAGGACTAAATCACCATTTGGATTCGGCAACTGA